In the genome of Delphinus delphis chromosome 15, mDelDel1.2, whole genome shotgun sequence, one region contains:
- the YWHAB gene encoding 14-3-3 protein beta/alpha, which produces MTMDKSELVQKAKLAEQAERYDDMAAAMKAVTEQGHELSNEERNLLSVAYKNVVGARRSSWRVISSIEQKTERNEKKQQMGKEYREKIEAELQDICNDVLELLDKYLIPNATQPESKVFYLKMKGDYFRYLSEVASGDNKQTTVSNSQQAYQEAFEISKKEMQPTHPIRLGLALNFSVFYYEILNSPEKACSLAKTAFDEAIAELDTLNEESYKDSTLIMQLLRDNLTLWTSENQGDEGDAGEGEN; this is translated from the exons ATGACCATGGATAAAAGTGAGCTGGTACAGAAAGCCAAACTCGCCGAGCAGGCGGAGCGCTACGATGACATGGCTGCGGCCATGAAGGCAGTCACAGAGCAGGGGCACGAGCTCTCCAACGAGGAGAGAAACCTGCTGTCTGTTGCCTACAAGAATGTGGTCGGTGCCCGTCGTTCTTCCTGGCGTGTCATCTCCAGCATCGaacagaaaacagagaggaaTGAGAAGAAGCAGCAGATGGGCAAAGAGTATCGTGAGAAGATCGAGGCAGAGCTGCAGGACATCTGCAACGATGTTCTG GAGCTGTTGGACAAATACCTTATTCCCAATGCTACACAACCAGAAAGTAAGGTGTTCTACTTGAAAATGAAAGGCGATTATTTTAGATATCTTTCTGAGGTGGCATCTGGAGACAATAAACAAa CCACTGTGTCAAACTCCCAGCAGGCTTACCAGGAAGCATTTGAAATTAGTAAGAAAGAAATGCAGCCTACACACCCAATTCGACTGGGCCTGGCGCTTAACTTCTCCGTCTTTTACTATGAGATTCTAAACTCTCCTGAAAAGGCTTGCAGCCTGGCAAAAACG GCATTTGATGAAGCGATTGCTGAATTGGACACACTGAATGAAGAGTCTTACAAAGACAGCACCCTGATCATGCAGTTGCTTAGGGACAATCTCACT ctGTGGACGTCGGAAAACCAGGGAGATGAAGGAGatgctggggagggagagaactAA
- the LOC138414285 gene encoding uncharacterized protein yields MPATLNVKLPDQLMQFFKVNKAAISYVDRGSPAGALGIESSPAFGYIFICGNRKARSRGDRAERVGSGRSRRREGSRGDRGWVVREGRLDVPSSPVRCRTPPAGRGRRRRGRPGPLPERRARPRKQGGAAARPIPRRKRPHGAEEAARRRPEGPPAGSTSSPPPPVVGELWARAPGGPRRTPRRTHRGRTAGEQRRLRAERRSGDRFLPKPTPPAAAAVAAAAAATPAPESAAAAVVAAAAPLPLRSPLPLWPEPRPCTASSLGQRRTGLPRPP; encoded by the exons ATGCCTGCCACACTGAATGTGAAACTACCTGATCAACTGATGCagttttttaaagtgaacaaGGCTGCTATTTCCTATGTGGACAGAG GGAGTCCAGCAGGGGCACTGGGGATCGAGAGCTCGCCCGCATTTGGTTACATTTTCATTTGTGGAAACCGGAAAGCGAGGAGCAGGGGTGACAGGGCTGAAAGGGTCGGTTCTGGCCGCTCAAGGCGCAGGGAGGGGTCGCGCGGGGATCGAGGCTGGGTAGTGAGGGAGGGTCGGCTCGATGTCCCTTCCAGCCCGGTACGGTGCCGCACCCCGCCCGCCGGGCGGGGACGCAGGCGGCGAGGGCGGCCCGGGCCTCTCCCAGAACGAAGGGCCCGGCCCCGGAAACAGGGAGGGGCCGCGGCGAGGCCGATCCCGCGTCGCAAGCGGCCGCACGGGGCCGAGGAGGCCGCGCGCCGCCGCCCCGAGGGCCCACCCGCGGGGTCGACCTCGTCGCCACCGCCGCCGGTGGTGGGGGAGCTTTGGGCTCGGGCCCCCGGGGGCCCCAGGCGGACACCGCGCCGCACTCACCGTGGGAGGACTGCAGGGGAGCAAAGACGCTTGCGAGCGGAGCGAAGGAGCGGTGACCGCTTCCTTCCCAAGCCCACTCCTCCGGCGGCGGCTGcagtggcggcggcggcagcagctaCCCCGGCTCCGGaatcggcggcggcggcggtggtggcggcggcggctccaCTTCCGCTCCGGTCACCACTTCCGCTCTGGCCCGAGCCCCGCCCCTGCACCGCCTCCTCATTGGGCCAGCGGCGCACGGGGTTGCCCCGGCCGCCCTAG